A region of the Myxococcus stipitatus DSM 14675 genome:
ACGGCGCGCTGCCGGAGACGCGGGTGGCGGAGCTGAACTTCGTGGAGCTGCCGCGCCCGTCCTTCGCGTTCAACTGGCAGGTCATCGACGACTGCGCCACGTGCAACAGCGACGGCGTGGTGCAGCGGGGCGAGTCCGTGGCGGTGATGCTCGACGTGACGAACGTGGGCACCGGCGTCGCGCTGGACTCCTTCACCCAAATCAAGAATGGCGGCGACGCGAACATCTTCATCGAGAAGGGCCGCTTCAAGCTGGGCGAGCTCAAGCCGGGCGAGACGAAGACGGCGCGGTTCCAGGTGGAGGTGAAGAAGGGCTACAAGGGCGACACCTTCCCGCTGAAGCTGGCCATCATCGACGAGCCGCTGGAGGAGTTCGTCATGGAGAAGATGGAGCTGCCGGTGACGGACGCCGGGGTGGCGACGCTGGACGCGAAGAAGGGCCAGGTCCGCCTGTCGGAGAAGACGGAGCTCCTGGGCTCGCCGGTGGCGGAAGGCCGTCCGGTGGCTCGGGTGAACGCGGCCTCCGCGGTGCTTCCGGTGGAGGCGGCGAACAAGGGCTTCTACCGCGTGGAGATGGAGAAGGGCCGCTTCGCCTTCGTGCGCGCGCAGGATGCGCGTGAGGTGAAGTCGGGCAAGGCCGCCGCGCCGAAGCTGGCGCTGACGACCACCCGCCGTCCTCCGGACATCCGGCTGGAGGTGGACCCGTCCGCGGGAGGCCTGGTTGCCAACGGGGACAAGTTCACCCTGTCCGGCGTGGTGGCGGACCCCAACGGCCTGTTGGACGTCTACGTGCTGGTGAATGACCAGAAGGTCTTCTTCAAGGGCGTGGACCCCAAGGGCGGCGAGCCCAACACGTTGAAGTTCTCCACCGAGTTCGCGCTGAAGGAGGGCAACAACAACGTGCTGGTGGTGGCCCGCGAGAGCACCGACTTCGCCAGCCGCCGCACGCTGGTCATCCGCCGCCGCCCGGCGGAGGTGGCGCAGAAGGTCTCCAGCCCGGTGCCTGGCGGGACGAAGCCCCAGGCGCAATAAGCGCGGTTTTCAACCCACCGCCGAATCCGGGCGGTCCGTCCGACGGGGTTCCTCAGGGAGCCCCTCGGGGGGACCGCCCGTTTTGTTGACGCTCCTTGCAGGCAGGCGTTAGCGTCCGACGCCGTGGGGTGCCCCCGGCCGGTGGGTTCCCGGGAGGCGGTGACTCGAATGCGGACGTTCAGTCGGTGGTTCGCCCTGGCGGTGAGTGTCTCTGGAGCGACCGCGTACGCGGACGACAATGACCTGCGCATCGCCGACTTCGGGAACCCCAAGGCCAGCACCACGGGCGGGTCCACGAACTTCGCCGCCAACGCGGACTTCCAAGCCTTCGCCCGGGTCATGGGCGCCGCCATCACCTCGGCGAACCTGATGCCCCCGGAGACGACGGGGCACTCCGCCTGGGCCATCAACGCGGAGTTGTCCGTGGTGTCCCTGCCGGACAGCGTGCGCATCCCCACGGAGAATCCGGACCAGCCCTCCACGGTGCTCATCCCGTCCGTGCACGTGCGCAAGGGCCTGCCCTTCTCGCTGGAGCTCGGCGGGCGCGTGGGCTGGGTGGAGAAGAGCAGCCAGGTGGTGGCCACCGGCGAGGTGAAGTGGGCCGCCAACGAAGGCTTCACGTGGCTGCCGGACGTGGGCGTGCGCGGACACGTGACGAAGCTGTTCGGCGCTCGCGACTTGAACCTGACGGTGCTGGGCCTGGACATCGGCGTCGGCAAGCAGTTCCCGCTGGGCGGCATGGTGACGCTGACGCCCTACGGCGGCCTGGACCTGGGCTTCGTCGGCGCCACCACGAGCCGCCTCGATTTCAACCCGTCGCGCAGCTACGAGGACTCCACCGCGAACAACTCGCGCGCGGCGCTGGAGGACACGGGCAGCTACAAGAAGGTGTCCTTCGGCGACAACATGAACCAGCGCCTCTATGGCGGCGTGCGGTTCATCGGCGGCGTGCTGCAACTGGGCGCGGAGCTGTCGCTGACGCGCACCGGCAGCGTCGACACGCCTCGCGCGGACAATCCCAACGCGGTGGAGGACCGGGGCCTGCCCGCGGTGTTCGCCGTCAGCACGACGCTCGGCCTGGACTTCTGAGGTCGGGTGTTCAGGCCACGGCGCGCAGGGAGTCTCGCATCGCGCCGGGCCTGTTGGTGATGAGGTAGCTGACGCCCATCCGCTCGAGCTCTCGGGCTCGCGAGGCGTCATCCACCGTCCATGTCGCCACTCGTAGCCCCGCGGCGCGCCATGCGGCGATGCGCTCCGGGGTGCAGTCCCCGTGGAAGGGATGCACCGAGTGGGACGAGACGAGCGGGCTCACCGCGTAGGCCTGGACACTCCAGCGCCGGTCCGGGTCGATGAGGTAGCCCCGGCGCAGCTCGGGTGCGGCGGCGAGCAGCCGGAAGAGGCACATCGGGTTGAAGCTGGAGACGACGACACGCTCGGACACGCCCCGGCGCCGGACCAGGTCCGCGACCTTCTGGGCGAGGCCGTCGTCGTCGAAGCGCTCGCACTTGAGCTCGATGTTGATGATGAACTGCGGCGGGAGGGCCTCCAGCACTTCCTCCAGCAGGGGGATTCGCGCCGGGGCGAAGCCGAGCGGCGTGCCCACGTCGGCCTGGCGCAGCTTCCACCAGGGTGTGGCGCGCACCTCCCAGGGCAGGCCCGCGAGCCGCTCCAGTCGCTCATCGTGGCAGACCACCACCTCGCCCGAGCCGCACACCATGGCGTCCAGCTCCACACCGTCGGCGCCCTGACGGGCGGCCTCGGCGAAGGCTTCCAGGGTGTTCTCGGGGGCGTCGGCGGAGGCGCCTCGGTGGGCGAGCAGGAGCATGGGGCCCAGTGTGCGCCGAAGGAGGCCTCTCGCGCAGCAGAAGTGCGGGCAGGCGTCCACGGGTAGACGCGCGGCTTGCCTCCCCCGCCCCTTTGCTGCACTGTGCCCTCATCATGCTGGGCCTTGGCATCGGAGAAATCATCGTCCTCGGCTTCATCCTGCTGGTGGTCTTCTCGGCCGCCCGGATGGGCCAGCTTGGCAACGCGGTGGGCAAGTTCGTCTACTCGTTCCGCAAGGCCTCCAAGGGCGAGGACCTGGTCGACGCCAAGTCGCTGACGCACCCGCGCCGAGGCTCCACCGACGCCGAGTACAGCGAGCCCGAGTCACCGCGCCGTCGCTAACCCGCTCCGCGCCCCTCAATCCACGTCGAGGTGTTCGCCGAGCTCGGGCGCCTGCCGTGGGCCCCGCACCGCGTCGGGTACTTCCGCCAACAATCGCTCTGCCTGCGCCCGCAGGGACGCGTGCACGGACTTGTCCGAGACGAGCTCGCGCAGGTCCGCGGTGTTGAGCAGGGGGACGATTTTCGCACCCACGTCCGGCGGCAGGTACGGGTTGAAGGCGAGCGCACGGCGCACGGCGTGGCGCACGGACCAGCGGGCGGAGCGCCAGATTTCCAGCAGCGGCTCCGGACGCGCGGGGCGGCGGGCGGCGATGCGCACGACCAGGTCCTCGGTGAGCCGAGGATTGATGAGGACGTTGCGCAGCACGGAGGGGTTGCTGACGGTGGCCAGCCTCGACAGGGTGTCCGGGTCCCGGGTGAGGCGCGCCTGCTGCTTGAGGTGTCCCAGCGACTGGGAGAAGGCATGGGCGTCCGCGCGTGCGGCGGCGTCCGCGTTCATCTGGCGCTTCGCGGGGCCCTGGGCGAACAGGTCCGCCACCGTGTCCAGCGACTGCACATGCGCCAGCCGGCGCAGCGCATGGACGTGAGGGATGTGCTCGGACTCGCGCTGGAGCGCGGCCAGGAAGTCCGAGAGGACGCAGGCAGCGGGCTCCCAGCCCTGACGGGCCAGGGAGATGAGGTGGCCGACCAGCTCATTCGCGTCGAGCGGGTCTCCGCGCGAGAGCTCCCGTGCGGCGGCCTTGCGACGCACCTCCGCACCGCCTCCGAGCGCATGGAGGAATCGGGCGACGGTGCGTGCTTCCTCCAGCGTGGGCATGGCGGCTCACTCCGTGGGCGCGGCCTGGGCGGGAGCCCCGGACGGCGCGGGCGCGGGAGTCGGTTCCGAGGGCGCCGCCACGGGCTCCACCGTCACCTCCAGCCGGAAGGCCCCCAGGTCCGCGGGGTACTCCTGGAACACGAGGAGGAAGGGCGCACGGGCCCCCGGTGCCACGGAAGTGGCCGCGCCATCCAACCGCTGACGAAGGGCCTGCGCGGCCTCCGCGTTGCCCACGGCGTGGAGTTCCTCGGGAGTGGCGACGATGCCGGCGAGTCCCTCGGCGGAGCGCACGCGCTGGTCTCCGTCGAAGAGGGCACCTCGAACGCGGACCTGGGTCGCGGTGGAGGTGCGGTTCTCGACGTCGCCTCGGATGAAGAAGACGGGGCGGCCCGACTGCGTCTCATAGAGACCGTTGGACACGTCGAGCGCCACCAGTGACGTCGGCGTGGGGATGACGAGTGCGCGCAGCCGCTCGGGGGAGAGCACGGTGAGGTCGATGCGGCCTTCGCGCAGGTAGACGCGGCCCACGGCGCCCAGACCCACCACGAGCGCGGCGGCCACGACGAGGTTCAAGAGGAGCGCGGTCACCTTGCGCGCGCGGCTGGGCGGACGGGCCTGCGGAATGCCGACGTCTTCAGGACGCGCCGTGGGCTTGACCACGGAGACCGCGGGGGCCGCGGACAGGTCGGGAGAGAGGTCGACGACCTCGCGCTGTGCGCCTCCGGGGACACCGATGCGCCCCAACGAAACGCCGAGGCCCTGGCCATCGTCCACGGGAGGAACGTCATCCAGGAGAGACCGCGTCGAGTGCGCCTGAGGCTCGTCGAACCCGAGGCCCTCCGGGGAGGAGTGGCCGAAGAGCTCCGCGCGACCGGACTCACTGGGCTGGACGCCCGCGTGCTCGCCGAAGGCATCACTGTCCGAGGAGAGGTCGAACAAGTCTCCCGCGCTTGAAGCAGGCGCTGGGGACGGAGCCGCCGATGGAGGCCGGCCTGGCACGGTCGCATCACTGAGGTCGAGCGAGGCGAACGGGTCCTCTCCGCCAAGAACAGCGGGGGGCGGCGTCCCCGTGAGCGAGGCGAAGAGGTCTTCGCCTCCTCCTGGAGCGGCCGAGGGCGAAGCACGCCCCTGCGGCGTGGAGCTGCCAGCCAAGGGGGCTCCGCCGCTCGGAGTGGCCGAACGAGGAGCACGCCCCTGCGCCGCTGCGCCTCCGACCCCAGCAAAGGGACCCTCACCACCTGGAGCGGAAGTACCTGGACGACGTCCTTGAGCCGCCGCGCCTCCGACCCCGCCGAAGGGCCCCTCACCACCTGGAGCCGCAGTCCCTGATGGCCGGCTCTGCGCCGCTGCGCCTCCGACCCCGGCGAAGGAACTCTCACCCCCAGGAGCCGCAGTCCCTGGACGGCGGCCCTGCGCCGCTGCGCCTCCGCCCCCAGCAACGGAACCCTCACCACCTGGAGCCGCAGTCCCTGAAGGCCGGCTCTGCGCCGCTGCACTTCCGAGCGAGGCAAACGGGTCTGCCTTCCCAGAGGCAGCCGCGTGCGGAGGTCGCCCAGGCAGCGTCGCGTCCTCGAGCGAGGGGAATGCCGCCTCGCCAGCACTGCCTGAAGACGGAGGCCGTCCAGGCATCGTCGCATCGTCGAGAGAGGCGAAGAGGTCCCGGTCGGGAGCAGCCGCCTGGGGAGGAGGCCTCGGCGGCGTCGCACCGCCCGTGCCCGGAGCCCCGCGCCCCGGAGGGGGCATCCCACCAATTGAAGCGAACGGGTCCTCACCAGCGGGAGCCGCCGGACGAGGCGCGCGGCCCTGCGACGGAGCAGGTCCAAGTGCGGCGAAGAGGTCGTCTGCCGAGGGCGCCGCCGGCTGCGGCGGAGTTTTCGGCGGTGTCGCGCCTGCGGACTGCCCGGACGGTCCACCCGCCAGAGGCACCCGGGTGGGCGGCATCGCCTGAGGAGCTCGCACCTGCGCGACTCCCGGCGGAGCCCCTTGTGACGGACGCCCCGGCCCAGCGCCCTGCTTGGCGGCCCCAGCCCCCGACGCCATGAACGGTGGCGTTCCCGCGAACGTCGCGTCGTCTCCGCCCATGGACCCGAACGGGTCCGCGCTCGCCGAAGCGCCCCCCGACATCGCCGAATCGTCGATGTCGATGGACGAGAACGGGTCCTCCTCCGCGCCCGTCGGCACCGGCGGCGAGGACGAGAAAGGAGGCCGTCCCGTCACCGTCGCATCGTCGATGTCGATGGCCGCGAACGGGTCCGCATCCGGACTCGCGGGAACAGGAGGCCTCGCGCCGCCCCCCGCGACGGGCACAGT
Encoded here:
- a CDS encoding glycerophosphodiester phosphodiesterase, producing MLLLAHRGASADAPENTLEAFAEAARQGADGVELDAMVCGSGEVVVCHDERLERLAGLPWEVRATPWWKLRQADVGTPLGFAPARIPLLEEVLEALPPQFIINIELKCERFDDDGLAQKVADLVRRRGVSERVVVSSFNPMCLFRLLAAAPELRRGYLIDPDRRWSVQAYAVSPLVSSHSVHPFHGDCTPERIAAWRAAGLRVATWTVDDASRARELERMGVSYLITNRPGAMRDSLRAVA
- a CDS encoding twin-arginine translocase TatA/TatE family subunit; its protein translation is MLGLGIGEIIVLGFILLVVFSAARMGQLGNAVGKFVYSFRKASKGEDLVDAKSLTHPRRGSTDAEYSEPESPRRR